A window of Acidobacteriota bacterium genomic DNA:
AAGGATCGAGATTCCTTCAGTCATCAGCCCGAACATCCGCCCGCGATCAAACGCTTGATGGAAATTGCGGGCCTTGTAGAGCTCGCGGCCGACATAACTCTCCTTCAACTTGGTATCGAAAGACGCGAGTGTATTGCGTGAGAAATCATTCGTTACAATAGCGTCGAGAATGGTATCGGCGGCAAGCATCCCGGCCTTGATCGCGGTGTGTATTCCCTTCAGCCGCTCGCCGTTGAGCATGCCCGCCGAGTCGCCGATTATCATCACGCCATCTGCCGTCATTTGCGGCATCGTGTACCATCCGCCGACGGGCATCGCTTTGGCGCCGTAGCGAATCAGCTTGCCGCCCTTGAGCAAGTCGCCGATCAGCGGGTGCGTCTTGAAGCGTTGAAACTCATGATGCGGATCGATATTCGGATCGCGATAGTCGAGCCCAACCGCCAGCCCGATGTCGATTATCCGGTCGCGCATGCCGTAGACCCACGATCCGCCGAACGTGTGTGAGTCGAGCGGCCAGCCCATCGTGTGAATCACCGAGCCGGGCGCGAAGCGATCATCGGGCACTTCCCACAGTTCCTTGATGCCGACCGAATAAACCTGCGGATCGGTATCGCGGTCGAGCTTTAAGCAATTGATCAACTGCTTGGAAAGCGAGCCGCGAACTCCTTCGCCGAGAACCGTGACTTTGGCGGAGATATCGACGCCTGGTTCGAAATTCGCTTTCGACTTGCCCGACTTGTCTATGCCCTTGTCACCGGTGCGAACCCCGATAACCGCGTCACCGTCGTAGAGCATTTCCGCGCCGGGGAACTCCGGGAAGATATTGACCCCCGCTTCTTCGCACTTCTCGCCCAGCCATCGCACCAGCTTGTTTAGCGAGACCACATAATTGCCATGATTGCGAAGCGGGGGCGGAAGTATGGGCAACGGGATTTTGGCGCTTCCTGAAAGAAAGTAGACGCGCTCTTCACCAACGGGCGCTTCGAACGGCGCGCCTTCTTTCTCGAAATCCGGAATCAGCTCGCGCAGGCTGATTGGGTCGAGCACGGCCCCGGAGAGTTGGTGCGCCCCGATCTCTGCAGCCTTCTCGATGACCGCGATATTGATTTCCTCGAGTTGGTTGGCGCCTGATTGCTTTGCGCGTTCATTGTGCGCCGAGATCAACCTGGTGAGGTGAAGCGCGCACGCAAGGTTGGCCGGTCCCGCCCCGACCAGCAGCACGTCCATTTCGAGAATCTCTCTTTCTATCACCATGGACAACGGGAATAGACCACGTATCCGGCGGATCTGGCGGATTTACACGGATCAGATCCCCGGACATCCGTCGAATCCGCGGTCTATTCTTACCCTTCGCTTTTCACTCTCGTGATCTCCGCGGTCAGCAAGGGGACAATCTCAAAGAGGTCGCCGACGATGCCGTAGTCGGCGATGTCGAAGATCGGTGCTTCGGCGTCTTTGTTGATGGCGACAATCGTCTGCGAGTTCTTCATGCCAACCACATGTTGAATCGCCCCGGAGATTCCGATAGCCAGGTATAACTTTGGCGAAACAGTTTGCCCCGAGCTTCCAATCTGGCGATCCATCGGCAGCCATTCGTTGTCGCATATCGGCCGCGAGGCAGCGATTTCAGCGCCCATGGCGTCGGCGAGCTTCTGGACCATCTCGATGTTCTCTTGACTCTTGATGCCCCGGCCGACGGCGACGATCAGCGGCGCCTGGCTCAGATCGACTGCTTGTTTTGCTTCCTGGAACTTAGGCTCGGACTGACTCCTGATTTGCACGTCCGCCATGTTGATTTCAAGTGGCGCTATGGGAGCGGGCGATTCGGCGGCTTCGGCCTTATCAGCTCGATAGGACCCGGCTTGAAACGAGGCCAGCATCGGCGGCGCGCCCGTGACTCGAACATCGGTATTGATCTTGCCCTGAAAGATTTGCCGAGTGAAAACAACGTCGCTGCCTTCAACCCGGAAGCCAACGCAGTCGGTGACGAAGGTCTTGCCGAGAGTCGCTGCCAGCTTCGGCGCGAAGTCGCGAACCTGATAAGTGTGGCTCAGGATCACCAGGCGGGGATCGAGTTTCTCGATCACTTGCTTCAGCGCCGGCACATAACCGTCGGGAGTGTATTCCGCGAGCTTGTCGTCCTCGACGGTATGAACGGCATCCAGTTTCCTGGAAGCCACTTCAGAGGCAACGCCGGCGATGGACTTTCCAAGCACGACCGCTGATAGTTTTTCTCCGGTGGCCGAAGCGATGCCTTGCGCCGCGACCATTGCCTCCAACGAAGTGCGATTGAGCACCCCGTCTCGCTGCTCTATGAAAAGAAGTATTCCCTGGCTCATTTCTTCCCCCAAAGTGATTTGCGATTTCCGATTGCCGATTGCCGATTGCCGATTTCAGATTGTCGATTTCAGATTGCAGATTTCACATTCATACAGAAACGAATACCAATCGGCAATCAGATCACTCTTGCGTCGAAGCGCAGTTTTTCGACCAGCTTAGCGGCAGCCTCAGCCGGTTTGCCTTCGATGAACTCGGTCCGCTTCGTCTTCTCGGGCAGATAAGCGCGCTCGATTACCTGGGTTGGCTTCAAGTCATCGGCGGTCAGGCCGAGGTCGGCTGCTTTCACTTCCCGAATCTCTTTCTTCTTCGCCGCCATGATCCCCTTCAGCGTAGCGTACCGAAGCTGATTGATACCCGACTGGATGGTCAACAGCGCCGGCATCGGAAGCCGCACCCACTGAAACCATCCGCTCTCAAGCTCGCGTTTCACCCGCACGGAACCGT
This region includes:
- a CDS encoding electron transfer flavoprotein-ubiquinone oxidoreductase, which codes for MDVLLVGAGPANLACALHLTRLISAHNERAKQSGANQLEEINIAVIEKAAEIGAHQLSGAVLDPISLRELIPDFEKEGAPFEAPVGEERVYFLSGSAKIPLPILPPPLRNHGNYVVSLNKLVRWLGEKCEEAGVNIFPEFPGAEMLYDGDAVIGVRTGDKGIDKSGKSKANFEPGVDISAKVTVLGEGVRGSLSKQLINCLKLDRDTDPQVYSVGIKELWEVPDDRFAPGSVIHTMGWPLDSHTFGGSWVYGMRDRIIDIGLAVGLDYRDPNIDPHHEFQRFKTHPLIGDLLKGGKLIRYGAKAMPVGGWYTMPQMTADGVMIIGDSAGMLNGERLKGIHTAIKAGMLAADTILDAIVTNDFSRNTLASFDTKLKESYVGRELYKARNFHQAFDRGRMFGLMTEGISILTGGRIPSKLPIKAGHEHMQKLKDDGREDRYAGLKYDNQLTFDKLTDVYHSGTHHNEDQPSHLKVLDFSICAGRCVEEYGNPCQNFCPANVYEVVDAGEGKRRLQINFSNCVHCKTCDIMDPYQIINWVPPEGGGGPNYRNM
- a CDS encoding electron transfer flavoprotein subunit alpha/FixB family protein; translation: MSQGILLFIEQRDGVLNRTSLEAMVAAQGIASATGEKLSAVVLGKSIAGVASEVASRKLDAVHTVEDDKLAEYTPDGYVPALKQVIEKLDPRLVILSHTYQVRDFAPKLAATLGKTFVTDCVGFRVEGSDVVFTRQIFQGKINTDVRVTGAPPMLASFQAGSYRADKAEAAESPAPIAPLEINMADVQIRSQSEPKFQEAKQAVDLSQAPLIVAVGRGIKSQENIEMVQKLADAMGAEIAASRPICDNEWLPMDRQIGSSGQTVSPKLYLAIGISGAIQHVVGMKNSQTIVAINKDAEAPIFDIADYGIVGDLFEIVPLLTAEITRVKSEG